TGTTTGTCTCAGCACCGCAGACCATTAATTTTGGTCAGAATCCGATTACTGGTAAATCAGAAAATTACGGTGCCTCCTATGATACTGGGCTAGTTATTCAAGATGGCCGGTCAATAGGTTCAACGTGGTCGCTCAATGCAACGCTCTCAGCATCAGGCTTCACTAGTAAGCAGTCGGCACGACCATTAGCGGCTGTGCTCAGTTATAAGGATCAACAAACGGGTGGCGAGTCAATTCTTACGCCAGGTGTGGCACGGTTGATCGTCAATAACCATCAAACTGTTTCGAACCAAGGCGTCAATATCCTCGGTCAGAAAACGGCACTTGGGGCACTATCGTTACAAGTGCCAACCGATCGTGCCTTGACGGATACGTATCAGGCGACGGTCACTTGGACGCTTAATCAAGGGGTTCCTAATCGATGATGAAAAAAATAATGATTAGGTAACATAAAATTTGTAAGACTGCTTGATTGTTGTTAGCGAGTTAGTTATGTATATTTACAATGTACCGTAATAACTATTCCAGCTTAATGATTGGTTTCGGCCAGGGTTGGCTTTAGTTATACCGCAAATAATGATACAGAGGAGGAGTGGTGTTGATGAAGCGTTTGGGGTTCATCACAATTGCCATCAGTACCCTACTTTGTTGGGGGTGGTTGTCAGCACCGATTATTGGTGTGGCTAGTACGGCTGAGAGCCCAGCAACGATTCGCTTCGACGGCCAGGCTGAGTCATCGAACTCAGACACTGGCGCTAATCAGTTACAGGTGACTGAAGCGTCAAAGTCGAGTCATTCGATTGTGCATCAGCCGAATGCTAGTCAAGCTGTTCATCATCAGAACCCGGGGTGGTTACCACAAACGAGTGAACAATGGTGGCTGAGTGCTTTCATTGGTGGTATTGGGTTATTGGTCGTTTTAATTGGTTGGCAATTGGTTAACTATCTAAAAAAAAGGAGTTCATTATCATGAAAAAAACATTATTAGGACTTTTATTCTCAGCAGCATTGATTGCAACATCAGGTTTGACCGCGAGTGCGGCCGATACGCCACAAACGTCTAATGGGACAGTTGGTTTCACTGGGGGCGACATCACTATTGATAATGGTGATACGGACTTAGCTGGTGCTAGTCTTGACTTTGGTACCAACCAAATCACCGCAGCTACCAAAGACGATAACTATGACAACACGAATAAGTCAGCGGCGGTATCCGTTGTGGACTTACGGGGAACGGCTGCTGGTTGGGATTTACGTGTGAAGCAAAATGACGTTTTTAAAAACGACAAAGCGGTTGCTAATAAAGAATTGACGGGTGCGATTCTAACATTGAATGGTGTTTTGGATTCAAATGCATCGACGACTGGTGCGGACGCAACGGCCAATACCGGTGTTGCGCTAGATACACTCAATAGTGACAAGGTTTTGATGACCGCCGCTGTGGGTAAGGGGAATGGTAAGAACGTGGCTGATATTGCTAAGTCACAACTAATGGTTCCCAAGACTACGGCACGAGCTACGGGAAGTTATAGTACAACGTTAACTTGGAGCTTGAATACTGCACCAGCGAATAGCTAATAAGTATTGATCGGAAAAATAATGGCTAGTAGGGGTTAATGTCATTTTTCCGAATCATGATTAGGGGGAGAAATGATGTTAACAAAGAGATGGTGGCAGTTAGGAATTGGTTTGCTAGTCGGATTAGTTAGTCTAAGCTGGGGACGAACGGGTTCGGCTAACACAGTCGGTTTTGAGGTCGCACCGGTGGCTTCCAAATATCAAATCGATAAGGCTGTTTCATACTATGATCTGAAACTAAAGCCTAGCCAAACAACCACTTTGGCAGTGAAAGTGACGAACACAAGTACTCAGGAAATCACCGTGCATACGGCAATTGTACCGGCGACAACTAATCCCAATGGGGTGGTTGAGTATCAGGCAACGGCTGATGGCAAGAACATTGATTTGCCAGCTGATGCTAGTCAACTGATTACGACGGCGGCGAATAAGATTACCCTTGCTAAGGGAACCAGTAAGATCGTGACTTTTAAGGTGAAAATGCCGGCTCAGAAGTATGATGGTGTTGTCGTTGGTGGACTGAGTTTCTTAAAAAAGGCCGCCAAACAACAGAGTAAGAGCGCAATGGCGATTAAGAATCAATACGCTTACTCAGTGGCGGTCGTATTGCATGGTGACCACGCGCTCACCAAGAACAAGTTGACATTGGGTAAGATTGATGCGACGCAAAATAACGGGTATAACCAAATTAGTTTACCCCTACAAAATCGAACGGCCGCTTTCTTGAATCAAGTCAAAACTGATGTCCAAATCTATCGTCGTGGTAGTAACAAAGTGCGCTACAAGCAGGTCAATGAACATGGTCAGATGGCACCTAATTCAGTTTATGCCTTACCGTTACGGGTTGGCCGGGATGCGTTGAAACCCGGCCAATATACCGCTAAGTTGGCCGTGAAGTCCAAAAAGCAACATTGGACGTTCACCAA
This Lactiplantibacillus plantarum DNA region includes the following protein-coding sequences:
- a CDS encoding DUF916 and DUF3324 domain-containing protein, with product MMLTKRWWQLGIGLLVGLVSLSWGRTGSANTVGFEVAPVASKYQIDKAVSYYDLKLKPSQTTTLAVKVTNTSTQEITVHTAIVPATTNPNGVVEYQATADGKNIDLPADASQLITTAANKITLAKGTSKIVTFKVKMPAQKYDGVVVGGLSFLKKAAKQQSKSAMAIKNQYAYSVAVVLHGDHALTKNKLTLGKIDATQNNGYNQISLPLQNRTAAFLNQVKTDVQIYRRGSNKVRYKQVNEHGQMAPNSVYALPLRVGRDALKPGQYTAKLAVKSKKQHWTFTKDFEITRDRANQLNKTAVIEHHTNWGLWISLGLLVILLLLIAWYIHRKQLKIKRLEERLKDKS
- a CDS encoding WxL domain-containing protein yields the protein MKKTLLGLLFSAALIATSGLTASAADTPQTSNGTVGFTGGDITIDNGDTDLAGASLDFGTNQITAATKDDNYDNTNKSAAVSVVDLRGTAAGWDLRVKQNDVFKNDKAVANKELTGAILTLNGVLDSNASTTGADATANTGVALDTLNSDKVLMTAAVGKGNGKNVADIAKSQLMVPKTTARATGSYSTTLTWSLNTAPANS
- a CDS encoding cell surface protein, which gives rise to MKRLGFITIAISTLLCWGWLSAPIIGVASTAESPATIRFDGQAESSNSDTGANQLQVTEASKSSHSIVHQPNASQAVHHQNPGWLPQTSEQWWLSAFIGGIGLLVVLIGWQLVNYLKKRSSLS